A single region of the Salarchaeum japonicum genome encodes:
- the hisA gene encoding 1-(5-phosphoribosyl)-5-[(5-phosphoribosylamino)methylideneamino]imidazole-4-carboxamide isomerase, which produces MFESFEVVPAVDMQDGEAVQLVQGERGTGTTYGDPLAAAENWVSEGAQTLHLVDLDGAFEGQRKNADAVEAILAAVDVDIQLGGGVRTAADAMGLLRLGVDRVILGTAAVEDPGIVDVVTNSYPDGVLVSLDAKDGEVVVSGWTEGTGLDPADAAERYEELGASGILFTDVDVEGQEAGVRTGEIERVASAVDIPVVASGGVATVEDVVATRDAGAAAAVVGTALYEGNFTLREAQEAVGQR; this is translated from the coding sequence ATGTTCGAGTCTTTCGAGGTCGTCCCCGCCGTGGACATGCAGGACGGGGAGGCGGTGCAGTTAGTGCAGGGGGAGCGCGGCACGGGAACGACGTACGGCGACCCGCTCGCCGCCGCGGAGAACTGGGTGAGTGAGGGCGCACAAACCCTCCACCTCGTGGATTTGGACGGCGCGTTCGAGGGGCAGCGGAAGAACGCGGACGCCGTCGAAGCCATTCTCGCGGCCGTGGACGTGGACATCCAGCTCGGCGGCGGCGTGCGCACCGCGGCGGACGCGATGGGACTCCTCCGCCTCGGCGTCGACCGCGTCATCCTCGGGACGGCGGCGGTCGAAGACCCCGGAATCGTGGACGTGGTGACGAACAGCTACCCCGACGGCGTGCTCGTCAGTCTCGACGCGAAGGACGGCGAGGTCGTCGTCTCCGGCTGGACCGAAGGCACGGGTCTCGACCCCGCGGACGCCGCGGAGCGCTACGAGGAACTCGGCGCGTCCGGCATCCTGTTCACGGACGTGGACGTGGAGGGCCAGGAGGCGGGCGTGCGCACCGGGGAAATCGAGCGGGTCGCGAGCGCCGTGGACATCCCCGTCGTCGCGTCCGGCGGCGTCGCCACCGTCGAGGACGTGGTCGCGACGAGGGACGCGGGCGCGGCCGCCGCCGTCGTCGGCACCGCGCTCTACGAGGGGAACTTCACGCTCCGCGAGGCCCAGGAGGCCGTCGGGCAGCGCTAG